The proteins below are encoded in one region of Saccopteryx leptura isolate mSacLep1 chromosome 1, mSacLep1_pri_phased_curated, whole genome shotgun sequence:
- the MRPL17 gene encoding large ribosomal subunit protein bL17m: MRLSVATAISHGRVYRRMGLGPESRIHLLRNLLTGLVRHERIEASWARVDEMRGYAEKLIDYGKLGDTNERAMRMADFWLTEKDLIPKLFQVLAPRYQGQNGGYTRMLQIPNRNQQDRAKMAVIEYKGNCLPPLPLPHRDSNLTLLNQLLLGLRQDQEASIHSSNTPQTSRI, translated from the exons ATGCGCCTGTCGGTCGCCACCGCCATCTCCCATGGCCGCGTATATCGCCGCATGGGCCTTGGTCCCGAGTCCCGCATCCACCTGTTGAGGAACCTGCTTACGGGACTAGTGCGACACGAACGCATCGAGGCGTCATGGGCGCGCGTGGACGAGATGAGGGGCTATGCGGAGAAG CTCATCGACTATGGAAAGCTGGGAGACACCAATGAACGAGCCATGCGCATGGCTGACTTCTGGCTCACA GAGAAAGACTTGATCCCAAAGCTGTTTCAAGTACTGGCCCCTCGGTACCAAGGTCAGAATGGGGGCTACACAAGAATGCTGCAGATCCCAAATCGGAATCAGCAGGATCGGGCCAAGATGGCAGTGATCGAGTATAAAGGGAActgcctcccacccctgcccctgcctcacAGAGACAGCAACCTTACACTCCTAAACCAGCTACTTTTGGGACTGCGGCAGGACCAGGAAGCAAGCATCCACAGCTCCAACACACCTCAAACATCAAGGATTTAA